The Linepithema humile isolate Giens D197 chromosome 7, Lhum_UNIL_v1.0, whole genome shotgun sequence genome has a window encoding:
- the RpS4 gene encoding small ribosomal subunit protein eS4: protein MARGPKKHLKRLNAPKAWMLDKLGGVYAPRPSTGPHKLRESLPLVIFLRNRLKYALTNCEVTKIVMQRLIKVDGKIRTDPNYPAGFMDVITIEKTGEFFRLIYDVKGRFTTHRITAEEAKYKLCKVKRVQTGPKGIPFLVTHDGRTIRYPDPVIKVNDTIHLDIASGKILDSIRFDSGNLCMITGGRNLGRVGTVVSRERHPGSFDICHIKDAQGHTFATRLNNVFIIGKGTKAYVSLPRDKGVKLTIAEERDKRLAAKGMN, encoded by the exons ATG GCTCGTGGTCCAAAGAAGCATCTCAAGCGTCTCAATGCACCTAAAGCATGGATGTTGGACAAACTCGGGGGTGTGTATGCCCCCCGGCCATCCACTGGTCCACATAAACTCAGAGAATCACTTCCTTTGGTTATCTTTCTTCGTAATAGATTGAAGTATGCTTTGACTAATTGTGAAGTTACTAAAATTGTGATGCAGCGCTTGATTAAGGTTGATGGAAAGATTCGCACTGACCCTAATTATCCTGCTGGTTTCATGG atgttATTACAATTGAGAAGACCGGTGAATTTTTCCGATTGATTTATGACGTTAAGGGACGTTTCACCACCCACCGCATTACCGCTGAAGAAGCCAAA TACAAATTGTGCAAGGTAAAGCGAGTTCAGACTGGTCCCAAAGGAATACCGTTTTTAGTTACGCACGACGGTAGAACAATTCGATATCCTGACCCTGTTATAAAAGTCAATGACACTATTCATTTGGATATTGCCAGTGGCAAGATTTTGGATTCTATCAGATTTGACTCCG GTAATCTCTGCATGATTACTGGTGGAAGGAATTTGGGTCGAGTTGGGACTGTTGTCAGTCGTGAACGTCACCCTGGTTCTTTTGATATCTGTCATATAAAGGATGCCCAGGGTCATACCTTCGCCACAAG GTTGAACAACGTCTTCATCATCGGCAAGGGCACGAAGGCATACGTGAGTTTGCCCAGAGATAAGGGTGTAAAACTCACGATTGCCGAGGAACGTGACAAGAGATTAGCAGCCAAAggaatgaattaa